A window of the Arachis duranensis cultivar V14167 chromosome 5, aradu.V14167.gnm2.J7QH, whole genome shotgun sequence genome harbors these coding sequences:
- the LOC107490597 gene encoding uncharacterized protein LOC107490597, translating to MALQWLVLSYVVAAEAAVAILVTLPTPKLLRDRLVYFVSLILQPALFIVPFAGFQLVDIYWKNEHRLMCTSDVCTAAERDRYEKSIYKAQRNVVLCIAACFLYWSIYRICKYQKDLKNLEEVEKRYKSK from the exons ATGGCGTTGCAGTGGTTGGTTCTCTCCTACGTGGTGGCTGCTGAGGCTGCCGTCGCCATTCTCGTTACACTTCCCACTCCCAAGCTCTTAAGGGACCGTCTGGTTTATTTTGTTTCCCTCATTCTCCAACCTGCGCTTTTTATTGTTCCTTTCGCTGGATTCCAGCTTGTCG ATATATACTGGAAGAATGAGCATAGGTTGATGTGTACATCTGATGTTTGTACTGCTGCAGAGAGAGATCGATATGAGAAATct ATATACAAAGCTCAGAGAAATGTGGTACTGTGCATTGCAGCTTGTTTTCTCTATTG GTCTATCTACCGCATATGCAAGTACCAAAAGGACCTCAAGAATTTGGAGGAAGTGGAGAAGAGGTACAAGTCCAAGTAG